A region of Streptomyces sp. NBC_01788 DNA encodes the following proteins:
- a CDS encoding DivIVA domain-containing protein, protein MPLTPEDVRNKQFTTVRLREGYDEDEVDAFLDEVEAELTRLLRENEDLRAKLAAATRAAAQNQQNMRKPPEDQQQPPHPQQQGMRGPGAPVPAGISGPPQQQMGGPMGGPPQLPSGAPQLPAGPGGQGPQGPGGPGGPGPGQMGPGPMGQGPGPMQGQMQNPMQGQMQNPMQGQMQGQMQGQMGPGPMGGPGPMGGPGPMGQGPGPMGQGPGPMGQGPGGDSAARVLSLAQQTADQAIAEARSEANKIVGEARSRAEGLERDARAKADALERDAQEKHRVAMGSLESARATLERKVEDLRGFEREYRTRLKSYLESQLRQLETQADDSLAPPRTPAAPSLPPSPAPSMAPAGASAPSYGGQPMGGAPGPSGPSYGGQQQMAPAMTQPMAPVRPQGPAPMGQAPSPMRGFLIDEDDN, encoded by the coding sequence ATGCCGTTGACCCCCGAGGACGTGCGGAACAAGCAGTTCACGACCGTCCGCCTCCGAGAAGGCTATGACGAGGACGAGGTCGATGCCTTCCTCGACGAGGTCGAAGCCGAGCTGACCCGACTGCTCCGCGAGAACGAGGACCTGCGCGCCAAACTGGCCGCCGCGACGCGTGCTGCTGCCCAGAACCAGCAGAACATGCGCAAGCCTCCGGAGGACCAGCAGCAGCCACCGCATCCTCAGCAGCAGGGCATGCGAGGTCCCGGCGCGCCTGTGCCCGCCGGGATATCGGGCCCGCCGCAGCAGCAGATGGGCGGCCCCATGGGTGGCCCGCCCCAGCTGCCCAGCGGTGCTCCGCAGCTTCCGGCAGGTCCGGGCGGTCAGGGTCCCCAGGGTCCCGGTGGTCCCGGCGGTCCTGGCCCCGGCCAGATGGGTCCCGGTCCGATGGGTCAGGGGCCTGGCCCGATGCAGGGTCAGATGCAGAACCCTATGCAGGGCCAGATGCAGAACCCGATGCAGGGTCAGATGCAGGGCCAGATGCAGGGCCAGATGGGTCCCGGCCCGATGGGTGGCCCCGGTCCCATGGGTGGCCCCGGCCCGATGGGTCAGGGTCCCGGTCCGATGGGTCAAGGTCCCGGTCCGATGGGTCAGGGTCCCGGTGGCGACAGCGCCGCGCGCGTCCTGTCGCTGGCCCAGCAGACCGCCGACCAGGCGATCGCCGAGGCGCGCTCCGAGGCCAACAAGATCGTCGGCGAGGCGCGTTCGCGTGCCGAGGGTCTGGAGCGTGACGCCCGTGCCAAGGCCGACGCCCTGGAGCGGGACGCGCAGGAGAAGCACCGCGTCGCGATGGGCTCCCTGGAGTCCGCCCGCGCCACGCTGGAGCGCAAGGTCGAGGACCTGCGCGGCTTCGAGCGCGAGTACCGCACGCGCCTGAAGTCGTACCTGGAGTCGCAGCTGCGCCAGCTGGAGACGCAGGCCGACGACTCCCTCGCCCCGCCGCGCACCCCCGCGGCCCCGTCCCTGCCGCCGTCCCCGGCGCCCTCCATGGCCCCGGCCGGCGCGAGTGCCCCGTCCTACGGCGGTCAGCCGATGGGCGGTGCGCCCGGCCCGTCCGGTCCGTCCTACGGCGGTCAGCAGCAGATGGCCCCGGCGATGACCCAGCCGATGGCCCCCGTGCGTCCGCAGGGTCCGGCCCCGATGGGTCAGGCGCCGTCGCCCATGCGCGGCTTCCTGATCGACGAGGACGACAACTGA
- a CDS encoding YggT family protein: protein MRVAMEVLYIALTVFLIVLIFRLVMDYVFQFARSWQPGKAMVVVLEATYTVTDPPLKLLRRFIPPLRLGGVALDLSFFVLMIIVYILIYFVGNFAT, encoded by the coding sequence ATGCGTGTGGCCATGGAGGTTCTCTACATCGCGCTGACGGTGTTCCTCATCGTGCTGATCTTCCGGCTGGTCATGGACTATGTGTTCCAGTTCGCCCGCTCGTGGCAACCCGGCAAGGCGATGGTGGTCGTTCTGGAGGCCACCTACACTGTCACCGATCCACCGCTGAAGCTTCTGCGGCGGTTCATCCCGCCGCTGCGTCTCGGGGGCGTGGCGCTCGACCTGTCCTTCTTCGTACTGATGATCATCGTCTACATCCTGATCTACTTCGTGGGGAACTTCGCGACGTGA
- a CDS encoding cell division protein SepF, which translates to MAGAMRKMAVYLGLVEDDGYDGRGFDPDDDFEPELDPEPERDRRRHDPPHQPHGAHQPQRDEPVRVAQPPAPREPVSHSASLPAESGRPARIAPVASITQDRASLEKNAPVIMPKVVSEREPYRITTLHPRTYNEARTIGEHFREGTPVIMNLTEMDDTDAKRLVDFAAGLVFGLHGSIERVTQKVFLLSPANVDVTAEDKARIAEGGFFNQS; encoded by the coding sequence ATGGCCGGCGCGATGCGCAAGATGGCGGTCTACCTCGGCCTCGTGGAGGACGATGGGTACGACGGCCGGGGATTCGACCCCGATGACGACTTCGAACCCGAGCTGGACCCGGAACCCGAGCGGGACCGCCGACGGCACGATCCGCCGCACCAGCCGCATGGTGCACATCAGCCCCAAAGGGATGAACCGGTGCGAGTGGCGCAGCCTCCGGCGCCCCGCGAACCGGTGTCGCATTCCGCTTCGCTCCCGGCGGAATCCGGGCGCCCCGCGCGCATCGCGCCCGTGGCGTCCATCACACAAGACCGCGCAAGCCTGGAGAAGAACGCACCGGTGATCATGCCCAAGGTCGTGTCGGAACGAGAGCCGTACCGGATCACCACACTTCACCCCCGGACCTACAACGAGGCCCGTACCATCGGGGAACACTTCCGTGAGGGCACCCCGGTGATCATGAATCTGACTGAGATGGATGACACAGACGCGAAGCGACTTGTCGACTTTGCCGCCGGTTTGGTGTTTGGTCTTCACGGCAGTATCGAGCGGGTGACGCAGAAGGTGTTCCTGTTGTCGCCTGCTAACGTCGATGTCACGGCGGAGGACAAGGCCCGCATCGCAGAGGGCGGGTTCTTCAACCAGAGCTGA